TTTCTCATTTGAAAATATTCTCTATACTCTACATATTTACTTACACATAgtattaattaaaagaaatttcataaCTTTGTACAATGGATGAGAAGAAAATGATTTAATCCATAAAGTCCTAAAAATCTTTTCTATAGTATATTTATTGCTTGGTGAAAAATCttgaagtaaaaaaaattgaaaacacagccaaatatatatatatatatacaaattaatttcattattattgtaaaaaataaaaaaaaaaatatttataacatGTATGCTGTTCATGGGGCAATGTTCTAGCTCCTTGGCTAATTATTCCGACGAagataatttttgaaatggaTATTAGGCGGAAGGGATTAATTCGATGCTATCTTACCATCCATTACATTACTTGTTTTCTAAAGGggttgtatatataaatattaattttgccaacaatatatttaatttaatgtgCATTGATTCTTAGAATTATAAAGTTcatgaatattattaaaattgatatattaTAACTTAAGATATTCTgatctaaataaataaaaaattaaaacttacaATTATGTGTGTACAACTGCGTAAATCTATTGTTTGAAAAACACAAGCCCATTGCTTGTATGCATTTAAAGAAGAAACTTAATCgtcaatgaaaaaaattttacaattcatataaactttgaaaagttttaatatattatttcttttaatttaggTGATATTGCTTTTATTCTTCctgtgaaaataattttatttgaatatgGAGTttgggttttctttttctttttgtttttgacaTCAAGATTTTTAAATGAGTAATGAACTactaacaaataaaattttggttTCTTGACTAACATTATATTTGCGCTCATTTATTTTACAAAGGAAAAACATAccttttgttaaaaataatttttgagaactgaatatttagaaaaaagagaagaaagataCTCAAATGGAAATAAATTGTGGCATAGGCCAATAAATGAAGATAGAAGAGTGATTTAAGGGTTATACCCATATATAGGTAAAGTAATTAATATGGTACGGGGCATTTTTGTAAGATAAATAACAAATGGATTGTGTTAGTCATAGACGGGGTGGAAATAGCCCTACCCTTGAAATATTAATAGAAAAGATGTCTAAATACACTGAAAGAATTGATAGAGTTTCTGAGATATCCTAATACATCGAATAGacgaataaaaaattataataattgtctACATACATTGAAGGGTAAAACGGGGATTATGAAAAATCGAGAAACTTTGAGCTtcacacttttatatatattcattaattaatatcaattaattaatttatctattaataataattaatagataatatatatatatatatatatccaaaagtaaaaattttacagttttatttttctattgatTTTAAAACTCTTTAAGAAAAGTAGAGCCAATATAGTTTTTCCAGTCAACCCCATTAATTTGATGGAAGTGACTACTTTTATCTTAGCTGTTCAATTCTATTgttcattttctaattttggtAGTTTCTAGTAATGAAAATAACTATTCTAATTTTGGTATATATAGATTCTAgtaatgaaaacaattttggTGAAATTCTAAGTTAGGCCAACGAAATGGTTTTGCATTTCGTTGGTTTCGCGAGAAACTGTTTACACAGTTTTAAGATTGATTGTGGTAAGTCCTCCGTTCATAGCTCCTAATTAACCAGATCCCATCCTCCAATCATATAACAAAATTGTTTATTATTAATTCCAATATTGTtgagaaaaaaacagaaaaaccAACGTTCTTTTATCCTTGTTCTAAAGCTATAAAATCTATCGACCGAATTAGTCAGACCCCATTGGGCTTCTGGATACTAGGGTACACACCAAAAAATGCTATAAAATCCCCGACAatataaaacatataaaacCAAGAAGTTCTCATAAATAGAACTTGTGCATGTAACTGAtgatccttttattttatcaattcctcGTCATGAGTTCGTCGATGAGGATAATTTTACTTGTGCTTTGTTGCCTAGCGTCCAAAGGAGTTTCCAAAGGTCTCTCCAACAGCTACGACGCGATCTATAACTTTGGAGATGGTGAAAGCGACACCGGTAACCTCCTCTATATCAATAGTGGTCACCCAAGGCATGTTGATATTGGAAAACTTCCATATGGAATGACCATCTTCAAAAAACCAACTGGTCGTCACTCAGATGGGCGTCTGATAGTCGACTTTATTGCTATTTTTCTCCCTAGCTACCCTTAATTGTTTACAAGCCAATTCAAGTATAgtcttataaatttaaaatttgctCATGAACAACTcatgatataatatatgatattttaattCCCAATAATGTAATTTAGTTAAATTCTTCATGAACATGAAGTATGATTGATGTGCGTGCATCTTTCTGAATTATCTAAATTGCAAATACAGCTGAGACTCTTAATTTGCCGAATCTTCCACCATATTTGAAAGTAGCCAAAGGGCCAAATCCGAGAACAAAAAGTGAACTTTGCATTAACGGGAGCCACAGCACTCGACCCCGAAGTTCTTCGTAGCATGAACGAATCATTTGGTTCGAACAACAAAAGATGTTTGACTACTCAACTTGATATATTCAAGAAATGGAAGTACTCAGTatgtaaaaccaaacaaggtaAGACGCGAAATCACaacatattcatatatatatatatatatatatatatatcaatgtcAAACCTCAATcactttctcttaattaataTCTATCCGGTCATCATTTTATTTGGTTCCTTTGCATGCATGACAGAATGTGATGGCTATTTCAAGAAGTCGCTCTTCTTGGTGGGTGAAATTGGTGAAGTCGATTACAGTTTTCCCTTATTAATGAATGGGGACATTCAACTTGCAAAAACGATCGTATCACCAGTGGTGAAACGCATCACTGATGCAACTCGCGTACGTTACTCATTCATCATGAGATAATATTTTACCTTATTAATTTCTTGACTAGCTTCGATAACAAATATAATGATCGTGTTTCATATGTGGTGATGGGTCACAGACGTTGATACAAGAAGGCGCAGTGGAAGTGGTGGTGGCAGGACTTCTCCCTATGGGTTGTTGTCCGGCTTCCATGACGTCGCTATTAACCTTTGCCAATTCGGACAACGACTTCGAAGAAACCAGATGCTTGAAGGCGCCTAATGAGATTGCCAGATATCACAACAAGCAACTTCAATTGTCTTTGCAGACATTGAGCAAAGATTTTCCACTTGCTAAGATTATATATGCTGACTACTTCAATGCGGGGATGCTACTCTATAAGCGGCCACAAGATTTCGGTGAGTCGTCCagttctttctcttttcataGTTCTACTTTCATCGTTGCTTCAAGCAAAAATCAAATGCAAAAGGTTTTCAAGCACCCTACcgaagaaaaggggaaaaaattaaaaaaaagttttcaaGAAGGCTCAATTAATCTGTGCGTGCAGGGCCACAGGCAGATACATGTAGTTGTTACATATGCACATATGTTAATTGAACATCTACGCTAAGTTTTTGACGATTAATATAATGATGCAGAATTCTGTAGCGAGACTTTAACAGCATGTTGTGGCGGAGGCGGACCATTCAACGTCAATGTCTCGTCTTGGTGTGGGTCTCCTGGCTCAACTGTATACCCGAGGCCGGCAACTTTTATCAGCTGGGATGGGATACATTTAACTGATGCAGCTAACGGGATCATAGCAAAGGTTATAATGCACGGTCCCTTCAGCTACACCTCCCTGGATGAATCCAAACAAGCTGAgaatctttcctttttttggtttttttttttttttaaggttaCAATGGATAAGCATAgtatattgaaatagaaatcataaatatctaatagAAAAGCATGGATAGTCccttaaatatcgaacctGAAACCTCTTGGTCACCAGACGAGATGTGCACCGCTGTTCCCTCTCTTGATAATAAGCCGAGAATCTACGCGACAACTTCCACTAACTAAGATTGGCAAAGTTTCTCTATTGACGTAATGTGTGCTTACCCATTTTATGCGCGCCCATTGTTTTCTTCCGCCTAATATGTCACAAGTCGACAGGAAATGCATTTCATCCTTAAACAGGAAATGTATAATTCGTCAGATTTGAAACATTTGGTCTGTAAACATTTGGTCCGCTAACAGAATAATATTGTTTCATGTCTTGATCTGTACAATTACAAATTGATCCCTATAAAAAGATATCGATCCCTATATATGAATGAAAGCTATTTATTATATACCATTGGTCTTATAAACAAGGAAGGGGGagcatatatatgaaagcttgGTACATTATTTCTGGGTAAATATAACGAAACTGATTAAATGTACCACAAGCTATTAATGCCTTAATTGTGATATGTCATTACAAGAGGAGATAAATTAGATGGCACTACCAAAATTTAGATCATAGGAAGGGCATTTGGTGAGTGGCACAAGTTGCCGAGCGAAACCATGAGGTCTCGGGTTCGATCTTCGTCAGTGGGACTTCCGTACTGCTTTATTTAGCTTTGCTATTTCTATTCTTGTACTAGGCCATAAACCtcccttataatcgaaaaaaatacaaaaaaaaaaaaaaagatcatctCCGTTCCGAAAATTCCGTCTCAACCCCTTAGACAGAATAAACCGAAGGAAGGAGAGGAAAGTTCCCTGGTACAAGCTTGTCTGGTTCACCCCAAGTGTGCCTAGACACTACTTTATTAGTTGGTTGGCCACTTTGGACAGAGTCAATAAATGGACCTTAGGAGTTTATGCTGTGGAGTAGAGGAGAGCAGGGAtcatctctttttctcttgtcCCTTCAGCAAGCAACTGTGGAAAAGGATTCTGCAGAAACCGGAAATATTCAGGGCAGTGGGGACTTGGTCTACCGAGTTTACATGGCCTGATGTGGCTTTGAGAGGGAAAGCAATCCATATTGTGTTGCTGAAGTTGCTATGGCATGCGTATTTGTACTTTGTTTGGAAGGAGAGAAATGTTGTACTATACTGTCAAGAGTCTCCCTCTGTTGATAGGGTCTGGGGATTGATTGAGAATGCCGTCAGGAGCAGCAGACGGTTGGGAGTTCCAAATATGCAGAGGAAAGTCGCGAAGGGCTATCAAAGAAGATGTTTGGCAGCTTGAGGTGCGGATGTTGCTGAACATTAATTGCTGGTTGGATCGACTGTTTCCTGATGTACTGAGACTTTTTGAAGCTCATATTGAGTTATCGATAAGAGCATCGCTAGATTTGATCCAAATATAAATAGGTCTAAGGGACCGCTAGGAGATAGAAAATGGAGAATAAAGATACACTGGAAGTCGAACGAATTCAAAAGCCCTTAATATTCCATATTCACGTCGGTGCATTGGATCTCTTTCCTTATGCACACCCTTTTAGTAATGTAGCCATCGTTGTTTTCCCAATGTTCTTCCTGAAATACCCTCTCAGCAAGTTTCTTCTGTGATTCTATGTCCCCATTTAGCTCATTTACCCCTGTTCACTTACTTAATTACATTTTTAGGGTCAATAAGATAGGTATTATGTCATGGGCTTGGGCTTCAGTCTGCCTGGACCAATTGGGCCGAGAGGCACGGGTTGGCCCATCACCGAATAGACCCGGGCAGGATGCGGCCCGATCAGTGCCTATATATATTGGCGCCCGTGCTATCAGTTCAGGAAGCAAAGCTACTGCGAGCTCAAGGAAGAGCACGCATGGCGGGAACGGATCATCAGAAGCAACTCCTCTCACTGATTCGAGACTTCGCCGCAGAGAAATCTCAAGGAGGTAGCTCCTCTTCTCTAACTCTCTCGATGTTGAACTCCGCATTGACGAACGGAAATTCAGTCCAGGGTTAATTTCCGGTGGACAGTAGGATTTGTAGACTTCGGAAGCAGctgaaatttgattttctacTCGAGTTTCAGATCAGGATTCCGAGATCCGTTCCTCTTTTCCCGTCATTTCTGCCCTACTGAGTTGAAATTCATGTTCTCCTAATGCTGTTATAGCCGGTAAAAGAGTGAATGAGCTCCTAAATGATGAGAATGAAGCTCGATCACCGAGCAGAATGTGTCAAAATCCGGTGTCTAGCAGCGAAAATCTGGCGTTGGTTGTGCTTGATGAAATTCTTAATCCAACTGCAATTTATGTCGTCGAAGCGGATGATGTTCGATGAGTGCTTATCGCTTTTTGAGACTTCATGCAGAGCGTAGGATAGCTGCTTTGAAGAAGCAGCAGCAAGAGCTGAGATCTGAGTTAGACATGGCTAATGCTAAGCTCGAAGAGGCGAAGTGCTGCAGAGAGACTGCTGAGCAAGAGCTGAAAGGCTATGAAGTTGAATTGGCTATGAATAAATCCGCCGTTCAATCATTGCAGGTTTTTCTTTCGATCGCCATTTAGTTTTTCCTTTACGGACATGGTTCCAGCTCTATGGAGTTTCAACTGCTTTCAGGCTAGGGTCTGTACCACTCAAGATCAGATGTCTGCCGTAAATATTGATATCGAAGATCTCAAGGTGCATCCAAGCTTTTCAGTTTTCACTTTTCTCCAATACTTTGAACATTTCACTAATAAATGCCATCTTTGTTGTTTAACTTACTATCTTTTATAATTGCCGGAAAATGTGCTTCGGATGTGCGAAGAAGAAGGAAGCATCATCAAGGTataaatttctcatttatGCCTGCAATTTACTTGATTTTAGTTGATATTTCTGCGTAGTGATTATTTCCTGATCATGAATGCAGAGATGAGTTCATTAACAAAATGTTCGAGATGAATGATAGCATTAGGTAAGTCTATATCTAACATTTGGTTGCTGCATGTTGTTATTGAATTTGAAGTTATATGACTATTTATGCATTCAATATGTATCACTGGTCAATAAGGATGAGAGGGGGAGGAGGGGccatatttgaaattattcaTGCCTATCAATAAAGATGAGATCAAGCATCCTATAAATTATACCCAGTAAAGTTGGACTGATTTATGTTGTCATATATGATATAAACTTCTCAAACAAGAACAAGGATACGATCTGTGTTTCCTTTGCATTGTGTGCATTTTGATTTCCAAATGACCGTCAAGTGGCTACCTATTGCACATGAACTTTGTTAGATTTACCGAGAACTCTGTTATGATTTACAAGTGCAGGAAGTTCATGTTGACAATGTCAGGTCATCTCACTGAGGATGATACTGAAGAGGTTACAATTGAAGACTCAGGCAAAGTCTagcatttacttttttgtcATCAGCTTTATCTTTCCAAACATCTTGGCATCCAGAAAGAGGCCCATATTCTTTATCATAATAAACATAATACATCTTGATTTGCTGTGCTGCTGGAATATTGCAGTCTCTCAAATTCCTGAACTTAAACCTTATTCCCGTACTATATTGCAACACCTCCGAGCTTAATTTATGCTGTTATAGtaataaaatatcattttaCTGGCATTCCAGAAGTGGGAGACCAGATTATGGAGGAAGAAATGGAATCTATACCCGGCATATCTTTAGAGGATAAGCTGAATTATGTTGTTTCTCAAACGGAGATTGAGGAAAAAATGCTTAAAGCTGAGCAGGACCTTAACAAGCAGGTAAAAGACGATACTTTGCCGAACAGATGCTTTTCGTGAATTTCTATTAGGTGCATGCAATGCAGATTATATCATCGAATAACCAAAGAAAATTTCAGTTGCAGCAGGAATGCATCGACCTGGAGAAGCATGTGTTGATGATGGAGGCAGTTGCAAATGAAACGACGGACAGTTAGCAGGGCCCCTTCAAGCCTCAATGAGGCTGCTGGTGGTTGTCAATGGCCTCAGCATCCTGCAGTCTTGCCAGAAAGGGATCTGACCAGGTATTGTGGGGATTTGCATATAAGTCAGGATAGTATTCCCAGAATTGCTGTGACAAGTAGTGTAGTTTGGCTTTAAATCGAGAAGTAGAGGCGTATCTGGACTTATGACTatcgatatatatattgaaaccAAACTAAGGAATTGTGGTTGTCTGGATTCTGGCATTAGTACCTCCGAGATCGTGGATTGTCATTTGCCAACACATGACATGCGAGCacgtacaaaaaaaaaagactgaAAAGAGGTATAAACCGGTCCTCGGTACTGCAAAATTTATGTATATGAATGTATGTAATGTCCAGTAAGATATACGTATACACATCCTCGGGCTCCATCCCCCGCTGTTCCACATTCCTACAATAAGAACCTCATAGGCCACCTCATAAGACATTTAACCTTCATAAGACAAAGATTACATAAGAAAAggttttttcaattttacgtCCATGACGAACTAGGAGCCTCCCCGTCAGCCAAAAGGTCAAACTCAACCTTGcacttctccttctcctctcATTGTACTCATTGGATGCGTCGATGCAATATCCAATCTTCCCTTCCCAAAAGTAGAAAAACCAGGAATTGagccaaatatatatatatatatatatatatattagaaaaacCTGGGATGGCTTTAAACCAATGTACACAAAGCCATGTCCATAAGCATTGTTGATATTGCAGGTGTTAGAGCCTTATCGATCAACAATACCAATCGTGATGGTCTCGAGAGATTAGATCAAATGAATTTTTGGTATGTGGGAATCATGATGTACCTGCATCGGCAATATCCAGAAGTATCTATTTTCTTATGGTTGGCCTTTCAAGCTTCGGCGGTGAGACAATGAGGCTGCACAGGATTTGGCTGCTCGATTGTTTTCCCTTGTGAACTGCAGCGTGAAACTAGCGGAACTAACGGCCTCCAAGAACTCCTTTCTCTTTCCCATGTTCGCCAGCATTGTGCAGGTGGGAGTCACGTAAAGATGGGTCCATCCCTCCCTAGGTCCATGGATCCTTTGCAAGACGATGGAATTGAGGCATAACGGGTTGTGAAGTCGCGGCGGAGGGACTCGCCATCATCAAGATGATTGTTCTGCCCATCGTCAAAGTTCATAGCGTAGCTCAGTGGGTCATACCTGAACTGGCCACCGACCCCTCCTCCAAGCCCGCCATACCGGCTATTGGCCCGGTTCCGCCCAAACCGGCGGATGAAGGTCTTCCACTTCGGGCCAGCCACCTTCTCAGACCACtccctcatcttcttccaccCCCGGGTCCACCACGGGTCGTCATAGGTCGTTGTTGAATTGGTGGTGGCGCCCGTGATCCACCTCCACCATGGTGATACTCTGGAGGATGAGGAGGGCTGGTCAGAGGATGTGAATGGGATCCAGAAGCAGCAACCGCGTTTGGAGAAGGCGACATCCACCTGGTCATCTGGGTGTGAGGCTATCTCCCGTTGCGGGGACGACACCCTGAAGATGTGACTGGACATAATTCgggaaacaaaaagaaaaaaaaggatcacAAACAGTTATATATCTTAGTTATTACAGGGTTTGTCTCGAGGGGGCTTGCAGAGAGGTAAAGATAAGAGGAGAAGATGATTCCTGCGAAACGACCCGGCCCCGTAATTGCTGTGATGATCggttctctcttctctcctctttcttgctctgcagaagagagacagagaagaggaggaagaagaagagaatggAAGGCATATAAAtggaggaggaaggaggaaAGCTGGCTGGCATAGTAACCATCGTTGAGATGGTCATGGAGAAGAGAGTTACTATATTGGGCGACGTTAATACTATGCATGAGCGGTCTCGCACCGTGCTCCCGGTGGTTGTGAGCCCCGACGAGGATCGTCATGTCATGTATGCCAGGAATGCCTGGCTCCTAGGAAAATTATCCGTTCCCTCCCGGGAACCGTCACTTGTGAGTGTATGTCATCGGATCAGAATTATTATCGATACATGCAAAACCAAAGCTGATTGAGAGGCTGCATGGATCCTAGAAGGTGAATGCTGGTATGTTTCTCGTTTTTGGGTGAAAAATCTTATGATTATTTTTGGATCACAAAATTCTGGGCAAAGATCATGcttaatatttttctctatttttgtTAGATTTTCTGGTGACCtaataaaggaaaataagaTTAAGCACCTATGTAAGaaacaaataattttcttgGCTAATCGTTGTCGATATGAAAATGTCAAGTTGAGTTGGCTTGTGACTTGTCGCATATGTTTTTATTATCGAGTTTCATTTGGTCGAAGCTGAATGGTTTGGTTCGTTCTTACTATTTTGCCTTGAAGATTTTCCATTTACTTAATCGACTTCACAAACTCACCATTATCAAAGTTATCCACCTAAGAGAAAGGGGATGTAGTGCAGTGGCTAATACCATCACCTGGTAACCTAGAGGTTCCgggttcgattctcatcagtgggactacccgtgcccttttatttagatttcatttccatttccttGTATTAGGCCATGAGCCTCCTATtgtaatccaaaaaaaaaaaaagttatccACCTAAggaatatacatatttatcaaaatattatCTCATCATGGCATGGAAGACGGTGCATAAATAATGCATGGATCAAGTATTGTG
Above is a window of Punica granatum isolate Tunisia-2019 chromosome 7, ASM765513v2, whole genome shotgun sequence DNA encoding:
- the LOC116215386 gene encoding uncharacterized protein LOC116215386 isoform X2, with the protein product MAGTDHQKQLLSLIRDFAAEKSQGERRIAALKKQQQELRSELDMANAKLEEAKCCRETAEQELKGYEVELAMNKSAVQSLQARVCTTQDQMSAVNIDIEDLKKEASSRDEFINKMFEMNDSIRKFMLTMSGHLTEDDTEEVTIEDSEVGDQIMEEEMESIPGISLEDKLNYVVSQTEIEEKMLKAEQDLNKQLQQECIDLEKHVLMMEAVANETTDS
- the LOC116215386 gene encoding uncharacterized protein LOC116215386 isoform X1; this encodes MAGTDHQKQLLSLIRDFAAEKSQGERRIAALKKQQQELRSELDMANAKLEEAKCCRETAEQELKGYEVELAMNKSAVQSLQARVCTTQDQMSAVNIDIEDLKKKEASSRDEFINKMFEMNDSIRKFMLTMSGHLTEDDTEEVTIEDSEVGDQIMEEEMESIPGISLEDKLNYVVSQTEIEEKMLKAEQDLNKQLQQECIDLEKHVLMMEAVANETTDS
- the LOC116215387 gene encoding uncharacterized protein LOC116215387, producing MSSHIFRVSSPQREIASHPDDQVDVAFSKRGCCFWIPFTSSDQPSSSSRVSPWWRWITGATTNSTTTYDDPWWTRGWKKMREWSEKVAGPKWKTFIRRFGRNRANSRYGGLGGGVGGQFRYDPLSYAMNFDDGQNNHLDDGESLRRDFTTRYASIPSSCKGSMDLGRDGPIFT
- the LOC116214536 gene encoding GDSL esterase/lipase At5g45910-like, which codes for MTECDGYFKKSLFLVGEIGEVDYSFPLLMNGDIQLAKTIVSPVVKRITDATRTLIQEGAVEVVVAGLLPMGCCPASMTSLLTFANSDNDFEETRCLKAPNEIARYHNKQLQLSLQTLSKDFPLAKIIYADYFNAGMLLYKRPQDFEFCSETLTACCGGGGPFNVNVSSWCGSPGSTVYPRPATFISWDGIHLTDAANGIIAKKPEIFRAVGTWSTEFTWPDVALRGKAIHIVLLKLLWHAYLYFVWKERNVVLYCQESPSVDRVWGLIENAVRSSRRLGVPNMQRKVAKGYQRRCLAA